acccacacCCCTCATCCCCTGCCAATGTTGTTGCTAAGCCAGGAGCATCCGAGGAAATCACAGGCCAGATAAACTAATACCTGCCCCAGGTAAATTACTGGAAACATCTGTCATGCCCCTGAGGTTCGCCAAAGAATATTTACCCCTCTCCTCTGCATGGATTAATGTGTGAGGTAGGATTTGATGGGAATCTAACCATTTCAGCTTTCCCTCTGGACCTGAATCTACCTGATTCCACCCTAAACGGAAGCCTGCTTCCAACTACTGAGCTACAGAACTGTCAGACTGGCATCGATTACTGGGGAGATCCCACTGAGAAGCCATTCGGTGAGATTTGAATCTTCAACCACTTGCTTCCCTAATGATCCTGGAAGCCTTTCTTAGTTGGGAGAACCCAGGCGTTAAATGTGAGGAAGGAGAGGGTCTCAAGTCAAGCCCGTTCAGAAGAACACACACTTTACTTGAATAGCAAGTTAGATTTATTAGTGAAATGCAAAGActggtatagaaatcaaagaaataaaagcCTAACATTTCTTACATTTGTCATGGCTCTAGGTGACCTTTGCTAAAAGGCTTGTCACAGACTAAGTGTTGTTGTGGAAAACAAGTAAAGTAAGGTCACAAGAACATACAATTTACTAgtaggcattttttaaattaaaaaaattaggatttgagtactagaagaagaagaaaagttggttcttatatgccacttttctctacctgaaggagtctcaacatggcttacagttgccttcccttccctcttcccacaacggacaccctatgaggtgggtgaggctgagagagccctgatactacttctcagtcagaacagctttatcagtgctatggcgagcccaaggtcacccacctggctgcatgtgggggagcggagaatcaaacccggctctccagattacaagtccggactcctaaccactacaccacgctggctctctaccaTTCTTCAGAGCCCCTGACTGGCTCTCTGGAAAAGCAGGAAGACAGGAAAGGAGGCTTCAGGTCTGGAACTAACAAgacagaaattattttatttgttatttcatACTGAAGGTTCAATGATCTTGGTTatcaataaaaagaaaaataagcttCTGATCTGAAGTCTGAAATTCAAATCCAGTGTCCTTGCTTGTTCATTCTTGAGTTCTGGTCCTGTGACTCTTTTTCTGAACCGGTGTCTTGGTGCCTGGACATCATGATGGTTAAGGCTCAGTAGCTTTTGCCCGTACACTCTCTGCATCTTCTACAATGTCCTTCAGGAAGCTCTTCAGCATGAAGAATGTGGTGACGAAGGAGCTACTTCCTCCAAACAGAGAACCCAAAACTGGTACAAAATAGAAGACCACTTCTATTACTGCCAGACTTACACAAAGCACTGACCGGCCTAAGAGGCTACCTACAAGTGTAGGCGTAATCTCGCTGGACATCGGAGACTTTTTTATTGCAGATTTCAGCACTCGGTAATCTTTGCCGAATACTTTGGCAGCTCTGCGAAGGGACTCTTCATCCAAGCCAAAGACTTTGTAGAAATACAGCAATGCCATTACCAGGATACCAAGATCACAAGCCGTAGAAAGCCCTGGGACAGGAATTAACCCGACTGCACAGGATAGAAAAGCAAATTTCCATATATGGgactccatagcagccattttctttttgaGGATTTTtcttgagaaaagtggcatagacagAATTAGAGCATGTCTCTTGAGCTCATCTAGGTCATCTTCTAAGGTTTCTTGGAGATCCGGGAAATCAAACCTATTCAAATCTCGCCTAGAGATGAGGAAAACTCTTGGATTAGATTCTCCTGCCTCTGTCAGTTCATGACAACAATTTTCTCGTATCTTCTCAAGGGATCTGTCCAGATTGAAGTTTGGGTTCCTAATTTCAGCAGCTATACTGGCATCCATTTTGGAGCGCACAAAGTAAAATTTCTTCTTCATGTTCTGAATTTCACGGGCCAGGAGGACGTCATTCTCAGTGAAACGTTCTGAGCTGACAATCATGAAGAAATCATACTGGGTAAAATTGACCTTCTTTAGGTAATTCTGTGGCCTAAATTCAGGTGTCCCAATCCCTGGCAGATCCCAAATAGTTACATTCGGAAATGAGGGATGTGGATAGGCACAACACTCCATCGTTGTTTGCGTTATTCCAACCTCAGCTGCCCCTTCTTCATAATCAGTCATGCCCCTCAGGGCATTCACAAGGGATGATTTGCCAGCCCCTGAGACCCCTGTGATGGCTATGTCAAGCCTGATGTTTTGTATTCCATCCAGTTCTTGACGAACTTCCTCAGTCACCTCTTCAAGATTTCTGTGCATCAGAGTATCCTTCAGTGTTGCAAGGCCTGTTTTTAAGGTTTTTGGAAGAAGTTTGAAATGCATTCCAATTCCTTGGGATGGTTTGGTTGAtctaagaaacaaaaagaaaggtgTAATATATTTAGGAAGTTTTAAGAAAGCTCTACCATCACCTATTATGCAAAAACAgattaaggtttttttaaaaaatagaaagagAATGCCAGCCTTAAAAAGAACAGGAAACCACTTGAAATAGGAGGAGCACAAGACAGATGTCAATAATAACACCAATAAATGTAACAATAACCGCAGCCGTCAGCATTTATTAGAAAAGCCACCTAAGTAGGAATTTTACTAGGAGAACTATCCAATGCAACTGCCAGGTGCCCTTCAAAATAGAATAGGTTTTATAGATTTACTAGCAAAGAAGCCTGTTGTGTTtcaaaatacaacaggtgctagagccccccccccctccgagaggCCAGCCAATGCCTGGAGAGGCTTTTGGATggcatttatggggggggggcggaagaagCGCTGGTGGGGACTccactcctccccctgccacACCAAAAAGACTCACTGAGGCTTCAGTGGACGTTTTCAGGGTGGCAGCGCGAAGTGCTTGGTGAGCATTTTGGAGCAGCAGTGGGAAGTGCTGAGGGGACTCTATGCCTCCCCTGGCTGCCCTGGACAGCCCCGCCACAGACTGGCAAGGACGCAGCCGGAGCTGCACGGGATGGCAGGACCACTGGCTGGGATTGGCTCAACCCCGCAGCACCACCGATGCCTGGCAAGGCCACGGCcagggctgctcagggcaggagtAAGCAGTGGcggggggctccctccctccccatccccacttccacatggctCACAATCCCAGGCCCCAcaccctccctccagctcccactcaccagctggcacttcttccatatgggagaagctggagggggatgtAGCCAGGAGCGAGACACCCTTCCCGATTGCCCCTTTGTTGgacggatggccaatcagggatgggaaagCTGGAACAACGTACCTGACTGGTTGGCTATGAGTGCCAACTCCTCCCAGaaccctcttactgttttatttctatgtatagatatagatagatataaatatagatgTACAGATACAGATGGTACATCTACAGAGATTTGACGTGTTCGGTAtaatgctgaaatgtgtcccaagATAAACTTGAAAATTTGTTGGTCAGTTTTCTGCTCTATAAGGATATGAGATTCAGCAACTGGAACTCTTGCCTTAAGTCCTTTCTAACTCTAAAATGTGTCCCTAGTGGGGATTGGAGCCACACCCTGGAAAAGAGAGTCATCACTGTTCTCTCCACCAATGGCCATTTCACCAATCAGCAATCGTAAGTATCACTGGTGAGGAAACAGTAAGTGAAATAGTGCATTTATTTTGCCATATGGGAGTAGAGCTTAAATTCATTTAGTTCatttatatatactttatatatatataggatatattttattatgtttaaaaGTATTGTGCAGCTTTCTAAATTGGGATAAAGATAGAAAAATAGTTAATTCtactacgattacatcttatctctgaaggAGTATTCCGTTAtgtgccaaattaaacaaaggcttcttggtcaggaatttcaaaaaatccatccaaCCGTTCCGGCAACTTGTTCTACCcatgctcttggtctccaagtgaagcatgggatcatgccagcttatttctataacttggccaATCCCCTTTATAGCAGGGCATTTTCACCTGCTcggctcaacgcctttccatccaaagtattacaagggagatttgtcaagattcctttcgaaaatagacaATGCCTTTGCGAATCAAATTCCCCTGACACTattcaacatatcttactggatagtcccttgtttattgtccagcgaaggaaTATTATACCTCTTCTacccaaatggagaaaccattcaagagatcTGCCAACTTTTATTATGGCAGAATTTctatcttcagtttttaaattcaaactgactgATGTGTTTTAACTATCTCTGCTTGTCTTGCTAACCtgcattatgccaataaaggtattgtgtttgTAGTTAATACTGATTCATGTTGTTGCCTGCCACAATCCTGTACCAGGACTACAATTTTTAGACACACTTTTTGTTCACAGAAAATCAAATCAAGGGTTTAACCCAGCATACTTGTCAGTTGGTCTTAAGGTACATCTCCTCAGAGTCTTGTATTCATTCTGTAAGGTCTTTTGCAGGTGGGGGAAATCGTATTTTTTCTGAAACCAACTGGAGACAAGGAAAATCTGCGGAGAAGGAATACCAGCCTCCACCAAACTACCAAAACAATATTTTCTGACTTGTTGAATGGCTGCTTTTTCATTGAAGGCGGGATTTAGTTTTTCATTGCTAATGCTGATGTCCATTTTGGTCCTCACGTAGTAGAACTGCTTCTTCATTCTCTGAATTGCATGGGACAGCTGGATGTCATAGACAGTGAAGCGTTCCGAAGCGACAATTATGAAGAAATCATATTGGCTGAAATTTACTCTTTCTAGGTACTCCTTGGCTTTGAAATCAGATGTCCCAGTACCAGGTAGGTCCCATATTGTTACATTTGGAATGATGGGGTGTGGATAACACATTGGCTCTGCTTTTACTTCTATCACGTCAGTTATGGCTGCTGCCTCATCAAAATCGGATACTCCCCGTAGGGCGTTGACAAGGGATGATTTGCCAGCACCTGTTACCCCTGTGATGGCAATGTCAAGAGTGGCTTTTCCTGATCCAGTCAGAAGTGAGAGGTTTCCTTCTTCCCTGGCAGACCTCTCTTCAGGTTCACTTCTTACCAGTGGTGTTGAACTTTCCCCACCCATGGCTCGTCTACAAGGTACacctgaaaaataaatacaaatatcatGATCGTTAACGCCTCTACATGATGCTCCCGTCACTCGGTTAGGCTCCCTGAGTAGAACAACAGACCTTTATCAAATGCATTAAGCCTGTACCATTTCTTATTCACAGTATGTCTACCCTACTTTTCTGAAAGAAACTTGCACCCAAAGCAGTTTAACAGAAGGCAATCTTACTATAAGACATCATTCTGTAAGCGCAAAACAATTGGTGATCTTTTGGTATATTGTAACTGTTTGAAAAACAAATTAGAACAGAAAGTTCCTGCCTCAAGTGTGCATCAACACTAATGGGCACAGATACCCAGAAATACCCTACTGAAAAGCCGTTGTTTTTGGTCGTTCCGTGTTTCATTTCTAAGCATTTCTAACCAGACATGGTTAggcatgggcacaaactgggagaaAGGGCTTCAGTtctgttcatggttcat
Above is a window of Paroedura picta isolate Pp20150507F chromosome 5, Ppicta_v3.0, whole genome shotgun sequence DNA encoding:
- the LOC143837252 gene encoding interferon-inducible GTPase 5-like; this encodes MGGESSTPLVRSEPEERSAREEGNLSLLTGSGKATLDIAITGVTGAGKSSLVNALRGVSDFDEAAAITDVIEVKAEPMCYPHPIIPNVTIWDLPGTGTSDFKAKEYLERVNFSQYDFFIIVASERFTVYDIQLSHAIQRMKKQFYYVRTKMDISISNEKLNPAFNEKAAIQQVRKYCFGSLVEAGIPSPQIFLVSSWFQKKYDFPHLQKTLQNEYKTLRRCTLRPTDKSTKPSQGIGMHFKLLPKTLKTGLATLKDTLMHRNLEEVTEEVRQELDGIQNIRLDIAITGVSGAGKSSLVNALRGMTDYEEGAAEVGITQTTMECCAYPHPSFPNVTIWDLPGIGTPEFRPQNYLKKVNFTQYDFFMIVSSERFTENDVLLAREIQNMKKKFYFVRSKMDASIAAEIRNPNFNLDRSLEKIRENCCHELTEAGESNPRVFLISRRDLNRFDFPDLQETLEDDLDELKRHALILSMPLFSRKILKKKMAAMESHIWKFAFLSCAVGLIPVPGLSTACDLGILVMALLYFYKVFGLDEESLRRAAKVFGKDYRVLKSAIKKSPMSSEITPTLVGSLLGRSVLCVSLAVIEVVFYFVPVLGSLFGGSSSFVTTFFMLKSFLKDIVEDAESVRAKATEP